From a single Apium graveolens cultivar Ventura chromosome 2, ASM990537v1, whole genome shotgun sequence genomic region:
- the LOC141708202 gene encoding 28 kDa ribonucleoprotein, chloroplastic-like gives MHTMSSSTTPLLQTSRFSVPKCSCISTLKSSPFLSLPAKPISLLHLSSSLWVSHKPAKILRPVLAAEASEYGSEEGGDEGGVSVSTIELEASVEEVSQDVVEDVVETQEEVVVEDGVVEEVEEEESYAEPPEDAKLFVGNLPYDFDSAKLAELFNQAGVVEIAEVIYNRQTDQSRGFGFVTMSTVEEAEKGVEMFSRYDVGGRLLTVNKAAPRGSPPAERVFAPSFRVYVGNLPWEVDSSRLEQVFSEHGKVIDAKVVYDRESGRSRGFGFVTMASETEVNDAIAALDGQSLEGRAIRVNVAEERPRRNFF, from the exons ATGCATACCATGTCTTCTTCTACAACTCCTCTGCTTCAAACTTCTCGTTTTTCAGTACCTAAATGTTCTTGCATATCTACACTTAAGTCTTCACCttttctttctttaccagctaAGCCCATTTCACTTCTTCACTTGTCTTCTTCTTTATGGGTTTCTCATAAGCCTGCTAAGATTTTACGTCCAGTTCTTGCTGCAGAAGCTTCTGAGTATGGCAGTGAAGAAGGCGGGGATGAGGGTGGTGTTTCAGTTAGTACTATTGAGCTTGAAGCTTCTGTTGAGGAGGTTAGTCAAGATGTTGTAGAAGATGTTGTTGAAACACAAGAAGAAGTTGTGGTTGAAGATGGAGTTGTTGAGGAAGTCGAAGAAGAAGAATCGTATGCTGAGCCACCTGAGGATGCTAAGCTTTTTGTTGGTAACTTGCCTTATGATTTTGACAGTGCTAAATTGGCTGAACTTTTTAATCAGGCTGGTGTTGTTGAGATTGCTGAG GTTATTTACAATAGACAAACTGATCAAAGTCGAGGATTTGGGTTCGTTACAATGAGTACAGTGGAAGAAGCAGAGAAGGGCGTGGAAATGTTCAGCCGTTAT GATGTAGGCGGTCGACTTCTGACTGTGAATAAAGCTGCTCCTAGAGGCTCACCACCCGCAGAGAGAGTTTTTGCACCTTCTTTCAGAGTATATGTCGGTAACCTGCCATGGGAAGTGGATAGTAGTCGCCTAGAGCAAGTGTTTAGTGAACACGGTAAGGTAATTGATGCTAAAGTTGTGTATGACCGCGAGTCTGGGCGTTCTCGTGGTTTTGGATTCGTAACAATGGCTAGTGAGACAGAAGTTAATGATGCCATTGCTGCTCTTGATGGGCAG AGTTTGGAAGGAAGAGCTATCAGGGTTAATGTGGCAGAAGAGCGTCCAAGGCGCAACTTCTTCTAA